The Egibacteraceae bacterium genomic interval CCACGGGGCTCGCTCCTTGCCGCGCCCGGGCGGATGTGCATGACGCCTGGGGATCCGGGCACGACCGCTAGCATCCGCCTGGTGAGCGAGACCATTGCCCTTGCGGAGGAGCCGGAGCGGGCCCGCCGGCATGCAGCTGACGCCCTGCGGGCCGGTGGCCTCGTCGTGGTGCCCACCGACTCGGTGTACGCGCTGGTCGCCGACGCGTTCTCCCCGGCGGCGACCCCCCGCCCCCCCGCCGCCTGCTGTCCCTCAAGGGCGGGCGCGGCGGCGGGCCCCTCCCGGTGGTGGTGCGCAGCCCGCGCCAGGTGTCCGGGCTGGTCGAGCACATCCCCGACGCGGCTGAACGCCTGATGGCCGCCTACTGGCCTGGTCCGCTCACGATGGTCTTTCCCGC includes:
- a CDS encoding Sua5/YciO/YrdC/YwlC family protein — translated: MSETIALAEEPERARRHAADALRAGGLVVVPTDSVYALVADAFSPAATPRPPAACCPSRAGAAAGPSRWWCAARARCPGWSSTSPTRLNA